A single genomic interval of Halomonas sp. GT harbors:
- a CDS encoding AMP-binding protein, translating into MNNNFISEVLEIANDQASELFMIGGDNYKYYYQDVDDLTAKYANFLTCLGVKPGDRVAAQLEKSPEGFFLYLAVLRMGGIFLPLNTAYTAKEMEYFLCDAEPVVFIASKEKAEENSEAVKKNVRLGVLTLDKCGEGSFTIGAKKQSSAHNVVPRSADDIAIIMYTSGTTGQPKGAMLTHGCLSSNGHALTKAWSFTSSDTLLHTLPIFHAHGLFISTHCVLLSGSKMVFLDKFDASKVVDYLPQCTVMMGVPTFYTRLLSCDEFNKVSTSSMRLFISGSAPLLEEVGQEFYSRTGHVILERYGMTESAIITSNPYIGNRKLGAVGKPIDGVELRVRKESGDLAEVGEVGGVEIRGPAIMKGYWRKPKKTAEEFTDDGWFKTGDIGKQDSEGYLYIVGRQKDLVITGGYNVYPKEVEMVIDAMEGVSESAVIGLPHSDFGEAVTAVVVCENSSQLLQEDVLRECKSQLASYKNPKCIVFYDELPRNAMGKVVKARLRQDLSELYYHK; encoded by the coding sequence ATGAATAATAATTTTATTTCAGAAGTGCTTGAAATCGCTAATGATCAAGCAAGTGAGTTATTTATGATTGGTGGTGATAATTATAAATACTATTATCAAGATGTAGATGATCTGACTGCAAAATATGCAAATTTTTTGACTTGCTTAGGTGTTAAGCCTGGTGACCGAGTAGCTGCTCAATTAGAAAAAAGTCCAGAGGGTTTCTTTTTGTATCTGGCGGTATTGCGCATGGGTGGGATATTTTTACCTCTTAATACTGCCTATACGGCCAAAGAAATGGAGTATTTTCTTTGTGATGCAGAGCCAGTAGTTTTTATTGCATCTAAAGAAAAAGCAGAAGAAAACTCTGAGGCGGTAAAAAAGAATGTTCGCTTGGGTGTATTGACCTTAGACAAATGTGGTGAAGGTTCGTTTACTATAGGGGCAAAAAAACAATCATCTGCTCACAATGTGGTACCTAGAAGTGCTGATGATATAGCTATCATAATGTATACGTCTGGCACGACGGGCCAACCAAAAGGAGCGATGCTTACACATGGATGCTTAAGTTCAAATGGTCACGCTTTGACAAAAGCTTGGAGCTTCACTAGTAGCGACACACTACTGCATACACTGCCTATTTTTCATGCTCATGGATTGTTTATTTCAACACATTGCGTGCTACTGTCAGGAAGTAAGATGGTATTTCTAGATAAGTTTGATGCCAGTAAAGTTGTTGATTATCTTCCTCAGTGCACAGTCATGATGGGGGTGCCTACGTTTTACACTCGGCTGCTTTCATGTGATGAGTTTAACAAAGTGTCAACGAGCTCAATGCGTCTGTTTATTTCGGGCTCAGCACCTCTTCTTGAGGAAGTTGGGCAAGAATTTTATAGCAGGACAGGCCATGTTATTTTAGAAAGATATGGGATGACGGAGTCAGCTATTATTACTTCTAACCCCTACATTGGAAATAGAAAGCTAGGGGCGGTTGGCAAACCAATCGATGGAGTTGAATTAAGAGTAAGAAAAGAGTCTGGGGATTTAGCTGAAGTAGGAGAGGTAGGAGGTGTTGAGATAAGAGGCCCAGCAATTATGAAAGGATACTGGAGAAAGCCAAAAAAAACAGCTGAAGAGTTTACAGATGATGGTTGGTTCAAGACAGGTGATATAGGTAAGCAGGATTCGGAAGGTTACCTTTACATTGTTGGAAGACAGAAGGATCTAGTAATAACTGGAGGATACAATGTTTACCCTAAAGAAGTAGAAATGGTGATTGACGCTATGGAAGGTGTTAGTGAATCTGCAGTAATAGGACTTCCGCATAGTGATTTTGGTGAAGCGGTAACAGCAGTAGTTGTCTGTGAAAATAGCAGTCAATTGTTACAGGAAGATGTTCTTCGAGAGTGCAAGTCGCAGCTTGCTTCTTATAAAAATCCTAAATGCATTGTTTTCTATGACGAGCTTCCTAGAAATGCAATGGGAAAGGTAGTAAAAGCAAGGCTACGCCAGGATCTTTCAGAGCTTTATTATCATAAATAA
- the cysD gene encoding sulfate adenylyltransferase subunit CysD, whose translation MKTVFNTTSGKMMTSLTHLQRLEAESIQIMREVVAEAENPVMLYSVGKDSAVMLHLARKAFAPGPPPFPLLHVDTRWKFRAMYEFRDKMAEEIGMDLLVHINPEGVEKDINPFTHGSAIHTDVMKTEGLKQALDKYGFDAAFGGARRDEEKSRAKERVFSFRSAQHRWDPKNQRPELWKLYNTRKNPKESIRVFPISNWTELDIWQYIHLQNIPIVPLYYSAERPVVERDGALIMVDDERMPLEPGEVPMMRKVRFRTLGCYPLTGAVESDADTLPAIIQEMLLTKTSERQGRVIDHDSAASMEKKKQEGYF comes from the coding sequence TTGAAAACAGTTTTTAACACAACGTCGGGAAAGATGATGACATCACTCACCCATTTACAGCGACTGGAAGCGGAAAGCATCCAGATTATGCGCGAAGTGGTCGCCGAGGCCGAAAACCCGGTAATGCTTTATTCCGTAGGTAAAGACTCTGCGGTCATGCTGCACTTGGCACGTAAGGCGTTTGCGCCTGGGCCGCCGCCGTTTCCATTGTTACACGTGGATACGCGCTGGAAATTCCGTGCGATGTATGAATTCCGCGATAAAATGGCCGAAGAGATCGGTATGGATCTTCTGGTGCATATCAACCCGGAAGGCGTTGAGAAAGACATCAACCCGTTTACACATGGCTCGGCGATTCACACCGATGTGATGAAAACCGAAGGCCTGAAACAAGCACTTGATAAGTACGGGTTCGATGCGGCTTTTGGCGGTGCCCGCCGTGATGAAGAGAAGTCACGTGCTAAAGAGCGTGTGTTCTCTTTCCGTTCTGCTCAGCACCGCTGGGACCCGAAAAATCAGCGTCCTGAGCTGTGGAAGCTGTACAACACGCGTAAGAACCCTAAAGAGTCTATTCGCGTATTCCCCATCTCTAACTGGACTGAGCTGGATATTTGGCAGTATATCCATCTGCAGAATATTCCCATTGTTCCGCTGTACTACTCGGCAGAGCGCCCCGTAGTTGAGCGTGATGGTGCGCTGATCATGGTAGACGATGAGCGTATGCCGCTGGAGCCGGGTGAAGTCCCGATGATGCGCAAGGTTCGTTTCCGCACGCTAGGCTGCTACCCCCTAACAGGAGCGGTGGAGTCTGACGCCGATACGCTGCCAGCTATTATCCAAGAGATGCTGCTGACTAAGACCTCTGAGCGCCAGGGGCGAGTGATTGATCATGACAGCGCAGCATCTATGGAGAAGAAAAAGCAAGAGGGGTATTTCTAA
- a CDS encoding TRAP transporter large permease, whose translation MVIVVVLSLIFLLVLGVPVAFSLALSALAGIIYVGGFESSIAISDIVWGTVSEFVLVAIPLFVLMSEIINTSGVGKDLFRSVDKWIGRMPGGIAMSAIVAGAIFGAVSGTAIGVAAVIGAVAIPEMLKRHYSNEVSAGTVAASSGLGMIIPPSLPLIMYGVVTETSIAKLFSGAIIPGIVIMLVMCAYVFSISLIGAHKDRGYQTYKPKREKDDLSFVGSLLLAGPVVLLIFVVIGSIYNGIATPTEAAAIGVVGSLLIALSKRKLTLKNLTQAFVKSTKISCMLLTILACAMVFSYALSNAQVPQKIAEYVISAELNKWTFFFIVMVMLFFMGMLLDAISLVIIAVPIVFPTMMLYGFDPVWLGVVMMVNMCFAVITPPVGLCLYVVRDSVIGLKLHQVVRGTLPFIGLYVISIVILSVFPGLVST comes from the coding sequence ATGGTCATAGTTGTTGTTTTATCACTAATCTTTCTTTTAGTTCTTGGTGTGCCTGTTGCTTTTTCCTTAGCGTTATCCGCTTTGGCTGGGATTATTTATGTTGGTGGTTTCGAGTCATCAATTGCGATCTCAGACATTGTATGGGGAACAGTTTCAGAGTTTGTGCTTGTTGCGATACCACTTTTTGTTTTGATGAGCGAAATTATCAATACATCAGGTGTGGGCAAAGACTTGTTTAGAAGTGTGGATAAGTGGATTGGTCGGATGCCTGGTGGGATAGCAATGAGCGCAATTGTAGCTGGAGCAATATTTGGTGCTGTTAGTGGTACTGCGATTGGTGTTGCGGCAGTTATTGGGGCAGTGGCAATACCAGAAATGTTAAAAAGGCATTACTCTAATGAGGTTTCTGCAGGGACAGTGGCAGCATCTAGTGGGTTAGGCATGATTATACCACCTAGTTTGCCTTTAATTATGTATGGTGTTGTGACAGAAACGTCAATAGCGAAGCTTTTTTCGGGAGCAATTATTCCTGGTATTGTGATTATGCTTGTTATGTGTGCTTATGTTTTTTCAATATCGCTAATTGGTGCTCATAAAGATCGTGGTTATCAGACTTATAAGCCTAAAAGAGAGAAGGATGACCTTAGTTTTGTTGGCTCATTATTACTGGCAGGCCCCGTTGTATTATTGATATTCGTGGTCATCGGTAGTATTTACAATGGAATAGCTACACCTACTGAGGCTGCGGCAATTGGTGTTGTGGGGTCGTTATTAATTGCGCTTTCCAAACGTAAGCTCACATTAAAGAATCTAACTCAAGCCTTTGTTAAATCAACCAAGATAAGTTGTATGCTGTTAACCATTTTAGCATGTGCTATGGTCTTCAGTTATGCTTTAAGCAATGCACAGGTTCCACAAAAAATTGCTGAGTATGTAATTTCTGCAGAGCTAAATAAGTGGACGTTCTTTTTCATAGTAATGGTTATGCTTTTCTTTATGGGGATGCTTTTAGATGCAATCTCTCTTGTTATAATCGCTGTGCCCATTGTTTTTCCTACAATGATGCTTTATGGATTTGACCCAGTTTGGCTTGGTGTTGTTATGATGGTAAATATGTGTTTTGCCGTTATAACTCCGCCAGTAGGACTGTGTTTGTATGTCGTTCGCGATAGTGTGATCGGTCTTAAATTGCATCAAGTAGTTCGTGGTACATTGCCCTTTATTGGACTATATGTAATTTCTATAGTGATTCTTTCTGTCTTTCCTGGTCTTGTTTCAACCTGA
- the glmS gene encoding glutamine--fructose-6-phosphate transaminase (isomerizing): MCGIVGAVGVMECTPFLLSGLKVLEYRGYDSAGLAVLSDSGKLARARAKGRVSVLEARVKEERVEGKVGIAHTRWATHGVPAERNAHPHISSGLAVVHNGIIENYETLREKLQGFGYEFTSDTDTETIAHLIQACFKGEIGEPAESLFSAVRCAVAHLHGAFALAVVSEEEPDCLVVAREGSPLMLGIGDDGHYAASDASALLSVTQRMMYLENGDVARLTRDSITLVDTLGQPAQREVVISSLSANAVELGEFNHYMQKEIFEQPQALGNTLEMLSGAGQLQPGIFGAEAQDVFDKVGSVLILACGTSSYAGMTAKYWIEQVAGIACNVEIASEYRYRQSVANPNQLVVVISQSGETADTLAALQHAKSMGHTHTLAICNVPESAIVRETLLRFITRAGPEIGVASTKAFTTQLSALFLLTLLLAKANHRLDETVEKAYLDELRHLPIAVKKVLALEPSIKAWSKHFANKQHALFLGRGRHFPIALEGALKLKEISYIHAEAYPAGELKHGPLALVDADMPVVVVAPNDELLEKLKANMQEVSARGGQLYVFADGGSTVKPSEGVNVLVMPENYGLLSPVLHVVALQLLSYHVALVKGTDVDKPRNLAKSVTVE; the protein is encoded by the coding sequence ATGTGCGGAATCGTTGGCGCTGTTGGCGTAATGGAATGTACCCCGTTTTTGCTTTCAGGCTTGAAAGTGCTTGAATACCGCGGCTATGACTCTGCTGGGTTAGCAGTGTTAAGTGACTCTGGTAAGTTAGCACGTGCCCGCGCTAAAGGCCGAGTGTCGGTACTTGAAGCCCGCGTTAAGGAGGAAAGAGTCGAGGGGAAAGTAGGCATTGCTCACACCCGTTGGGCAACCCACGGAGTGCCTGCTGAACGTAACGCTCATCCCCATATTTCTAGCGGGTTAGCCGTTGTGCACAATGGCATCATTGAAAACTATGAAACCCTACGTGAAAAGCTTCAGGGGTTTGGCTACGAGTTTACTTCTGACACCGATACTGAAACCATTGCGCACCTAATCCAAGCCTGCTTTAAAGGCGAAATTGGCGAGCCAGCGGAATCCCTATTTTCTGCGGTACGTTGTGCTGTGGCGCATTTGCATGGTGCTTTCGCGCTGGCGGTGGTCAGCGAAGAAGAGCCGGATTGCTTAGTCGTGGCTCGTGAAGGTTCGCCGCTGATGTTAGGTATTGGTGATGATGGCCACTATGCCGCTTCAGATGCCTCGGCGCTGCTGTCTGTCACTCAGCGTATGATGTACCTGGAAAACGGTGATGTGGCGCGCTTAACGCGTGATTCGATCACATTGGTTGATACGCTTGGCCAGCCCGCTCAGCGAGAAGTGGTTATCTCTAGCCTTTCTGCGAATGCGGTTGAGCTAGGCGAGTTTAATCACTACATGCAAAAAGAAATATTTGAGCAGCCCCAAGCGTTGGGCAACACGTTGGAAATGCTGAGCGGCGCCGGTCAACTGCAGCCGGGTATCTTTGGCGCAGAAGCGCAAGACGTTTTTGATAAAGTAGGTTCTGTACTGATCCTAGCCTGTGGGACGTCTAGTTATGCAGGCATGACGGCTAAATACTGGATTGAACAAGTCGCTGGTATTGCGTGCAATGTTGAAATTGCCAGCGAATACCGTTATCGCCAAAGCGTAGCGAATCCCAATCAGCTCGTCGTGGTTATTTCTCAGTCGGGTGAAACTGCTGATACGCTGGCTGCATTGCAGCACGCTAAATCAATGGGGCACACCCATACACTTGCGATTTGTAATGTGCCTGAGTCAGCCATTGTCCGTGAAACCCTGCTGCGTTTTATTACTCGCGCTGGCCCGGAAATTGGTGTTGCTTCTACGAAGGCCTTTACCACTCAGCTGAGTGCACTATTTTTGCTTACGCTTTTGTTGGCAAAAGCGAATCATCGGTTAGATGAAACAGTTGAGAAAGCTTATCTAGACGAGCTACGCCATTTGCCAATCGCGGTTAAAAAAGTGCTGGCGCTAGAGCCGAGCATCAAGGCGTGGTCGAAACATTTCGCCAATAAGCAGCATGCGCTGTTCTTAGGCCGTGGCCGCCATTTCCCGATTGCGTTGGAAGGGGCGCTGAAGCTAAAAGAAATCTCTTATATTCATGCGGAAGCTTACCCTGCAGGGGAGTTGAAACACGGCCCGTTGGCATTAGTCGATGCTGATATGCCTGTGGTGGTGGTGGCGCCCAATGATGAGCTACTTGAAAAGCTAAAAGCCAACATGCAAGAAGTGAGTGCCCGTGGCGGGCAGCTTTATGTGTTTGCTGATGGCGGTAGCACCGTTAAGCCAAGTGAGGGCGTTAATGTGCTGGTGATGCCGGAAAACTACGGTTTGCTTTCGCCCGTACTGCACGTGGTAGCACTCCAACTGTTGTCTTACCACGTAGCGCTGGTAAAAGGCACCGACGTAGACAAGCCCCGTAACTTGGCGAAAAGCGTCACGGTGGAGTGA
- a CDS encoding TRAP transporter small permease subunit, whose product MSMPGFIVRKVGDASFYISLFIMFFLVISISWEVLNRFLLGVSSVWVSEVSGYLVAGILFMAAGKVYRENGHVGMTILVDRLPARLHYLVLGLVDFFVFVFALVMAWATYDMAMLSYELGWRSSTTLAMPLYLPQSFMPIGSSILAIEAVRMLATRFLTEQ is encoded by the coding sequence ATGAGTATGCCTGGTTTTATAGTAAGAAAAGTTGGTGATGCAAGTTTTTATATATCTCTCTTTATAATGTTTTTTTTAGTAATTTCTATATCTTGGGAGGTGTTAAACAGGTTTTTATTAGGTGTTTCTTCAGTATGGGTGTCAGAGGTTTCTGGGTATTTAGTGGCAGGTATTCTTTTTATGGCCGCTGGTAAAGTGTATCGAGAAAATGGACATGTGGGTATGACCATACTCGTAGATAGGCTTCCCGCTCGGCTTCATTATCTCGTGCTTGGGCTGGTAGATTTTTTTGTATTTGTCTTTGCACTCGTAATGGCGTGGGCCACATACGATATGGCCATGCTCTCTTATGAGCTTGGCTGGCGTTCCTCGACCACGCTGGCTATGCCTTTATATCTCCCCCAGTCCTTTATGCCAATTGGTAGCTCTATTCTTGCTATTGAAGCAGTAAGGATGCTGGCAACTAGGTTCCTGACCGAACAATAA
- a CDS encoding TRAP transporter substrate-binding protein — MINNFKKSVLAASIVAFSTTVIAQESLRLGHYFPAEDFRGKTAQYFADAVDQELFDIQVYPSESLVRGRDGFMATARGSVDIYSLFGGYAVGSVDLMRIFTIPFPPDEFTDSKLLEFANDERTLDILDEEFERSNVKLLGFINSSGQTTVFLADSIDSLEDLRGKRIRGVGGYTDPALQDLGSSVVFMSAAEQFLQLQTGGVDGVITTDSSYANLGLSEVAPVMMDGSIVRTPYPLIMNKRKWDRLSSDQQEALMTAAAETVAWSIENFEEESERLGEKVRSEASEVYALSDEDLDQASQIRNKYLQQFSDEYGDEGERLVELFNEYL; from the coding sequence ATGATTAATAATTTTAAAAAATCCGTACTTGCAGCTTCAATTGTTGCGTTTTCTACAACTGTAATTGCCCAAGAGTCGCTTAGGCTAGGTCACTATTTTCCAGCAGAGGACTTTCGAGGAAAAACGGCTCAGTATTTTGCAGATGCTGTTGATCAAGAGCTATTTGACATCCAAGTTTATCCGTCCGAATCCTTAGTTAGGGGACGAGATGGTTTTATGGCGACAGCAAGAGGCAGCGTAGATATTTATAGCCTTTTTGGTGGTTATGCGGTTGGAAGTGTTGATTTAATGAGAATTTTTACTATTCCATTTCCTCCTGATGAGTTTACTGATAGTAAGTTACTTGAGTTTGCAAATGATGAAAGAACGCTTGATATTTTGGATGAAGAATTTGAGCGTTCGAATGTAAAGCTCTTGGGGTTTATAAATTCATCTGGTCAAACCACCGTCTTCTTGGCTGATTCAATCGATAGCCTTGAGGACCTTAGGGGAAAGCGAATTCGAGGTGTAGGTGGGTATACTGATCCTGCATTACAGGATTTAGGTTCATCTGTAGTGTTTATGAGCGCTGCAGAGCAGTTTTTGCAGCTTCAGACAGGAGGAGTGGACGGGGTAATTACAACTGATTCTTCTTATGCGAACCTTGGTCTTTCCGAGGTGGCTCCTGTTATGATGGACGGCTCTATAGTACGTACGCCATATCCTCTGATTATGAATAAAAGAAAATGGGATAGGCTCTCGTCTGATCAGCAGGAGGCATTGATGACAGCTGCAGCAGAAACGGTAGCTTGGTCAATCGAAAACTTTGAAGAAGAGTCGGAAAGGCTGGGAGAAAAAGTTAGATCTGAAGCGTCAGAAGTTTATGCTCTTTCGGATGAAGACCTTGATCAAGCGAGCCAAATTAGAAATAAATATTTGCAGCAATTTTCTGACGAATATGGTGATGAAGGTGAGAGGCTTGTCGAGTTATTTAACGAATATTTATAA
- the cysQ gene encoding 3'(2'),5'-bisphosphate nucleotidase CysQ, which yields MIDQALLDSVERIARDAGDAIMTVYAREFSVEEKEDKSPLTEADQAAHHVIVCGLQALSLQLPILSEEDAEGFAGVDSNGCYWLVDPLDGTKEFIKRNGEFTVNIALIENGKPVLGVVTAPALETAYVAAEGLGAFKVEANGERHEIRVAGRPEAASTWRVVGSRSHPSPDLAAWLEKLGKHEMLPMGSSLKLCLIAEGKADAYPRLGPTCLWDTGAAHAVVLQAGGRVETLEGEPLSYANPSEKLNPYFVVWGNA from the coding sequence ATGATTGATCAAGCGTTATTGGATTCTGTGGAACGTATTGCTCGTGACGCGGGCGATGCCATTATGACGGTTTATGCACGCGAATTTAGCGTGGAAGAGAAAGAAGACAAAAGCCCATTAACTGAAGCGGATCAAGCAGCTCACCATGTGATTGTGTGCGGCTTGCAGGCGCTTTCTTTACAGTTGCCTATACTCTCTGAAGAGGATGCAGAAGGCTTTGCTGGTGTGGACAGCAATGGTTGCTATTGGCTGGTAGATCCGCTTGATGGCACAAAAGAGTTTATCAAGCGCAACGGTGAGTTCACCGTTAATATTGCACTGATTGAAAACGGCAAACCCGTGTTAGGCGTTGTTACCGCTCCGGCGCTTGAAACCGCTTATGTCGCCGCTGAAGGTTTAGGTGCATTTAAGGTGGAAGCGAATGGCGAACGCCATGAGATTCGAGTTGCAGGTAGGCCGGAAGCAGCTTCCACTTGGCGTGTCGTGGGTAGTCGCTCGCACCCCAGTCCGGACTTGGCAGCGTGGCTTGAAAAGCTAGGCAAGCACGAAATGCTGCCCATGGGCAGTTCGCTTAAACTATGCTTAATTGCAGAAGGAAAGGCCGATGCTTATCCCCGTTTAGGCCCTACCTGCCTTTGGGACACTGGCGCTGCTCATGCGGTCGTGCTACAAGCGGGTGGCCGGGTTGAAACGTTAGAAGGCGAGCCGCTTAGCTATGCCAACCCCAGTGAAAAGCTGAATCCGTATTTTGTTGTTTGGGGAAATGCGTAA
- a CDS encoding helix-turn-helix domain-containing protein — protein sequence MSTKHLSPELLNARRKQAVQLRLDGYTVAVVSQQTGLSAPTVSAAWKAFREGGWAAVPVKPRGRLKGQANVLSADVQALLWQALFQQPVQVPEQVPIQRAEDTPHLIEPGWSSAGLAEWLAIQHGVVLSQRAIEHWWEAQGLKHEPWKLSALATQRSQQGRWFRTAVAPRFNKLKEADQRWQGGVRHIAHPTKSLFQIYLHGSRGRLLMRCFESPPDAQAYLSVFAALKAYGVKVLVFHGALLTASPDITDWLAQQASFCLVPVSADLALSA from the coding sequence TTGAGCACTAAACATTTATCGCCTGAACTGTTGAATGCGCGTCGTAAGCAGGCTGTTCAGCTACGCTTAGATGGTTACACTGTCGCGGTGGTCAGTCAACAAACAGGGTTATCAGCGCCTACTGTCTCGGCAGCGTGGAAAGCCTTTCGAGAAGGCGGGTGGGCGGCTGTACCTGTCAAGCCACGCGGACGGTTAAAGGGTCAGGCAAATGTGCTTAGTGCGGATGTTCAGGCGTTATTGTGGCAGGCGCTTTTTCAACAACCTGTTCAAGTGCCAGAACAAGTTCCAATCCAACGGGCAGAAGATACGCCGCATTTGATTGAGCCAGGCTGGAGCAGTGCCGGATTAGCCGAGTGGTTGGCTATTCAGCATGGTGTTGTGCTCTCTCAGCGGGCCATTGAACATTGGTGGGAAGCGCAGGGGCTAAAGCATGAGCCTTGGAAGCTAAGTGCCTTAGCAACGCAGCGTTCACAACAGGGCCGCTGGTTTCGAACCGCAGTAGCTCCGCGCTTCAATAAGTTGAAAGAGGCTGATCAGCGGTGGCAGGGGGGCGTTCGACATATTGCCCATCCTACGAAGTCGCTGTTCCAGATTTATTTGCATGGGTCGAGAGGCCGTTTGCTGATGCGTTGCTTTGAAAGCCCGCCAGACGCTCAGGCATATCTATCTGTATTTGCCGCCTTGAAGGCTTATGGCGTGAAGGTGCTGGTGTTTCATGGGGCGTTGCTAACCGCTAGCCCTGACATTACCGATTGGTTGGCGCAGCAGGCGTCGTTTTGTCTAGTGCCTGTGTCTGCTGATTTAGCGCTTAGCGCCTAA
- the cysN gene encoding sulfate adenylyltransferase subunit CysN, translated as MSHSSELIAEDIEGYLKAHEHKGLLRFITCGSVDDGKSTLIGRLLFESKLLFEDQLAAIEADSKKYGTQGGDMDFALLVDGLAAEREQGITIDVAYRFFSTEKRKFIVADTPGHEQYTRNMVTGASTADAAILMVDARHGILTQTRRHSFLMSLMGMRHVVVAINKMDLVDYSKARFDQIVEEYRTFAKQLGLENITFIPMSALKGDNVIEPSPHMPWYHGTTLMGYLETVELDAEHLQRSPFRMPVQWVNRPNLDFRGFSGMVASGVVRPGDQIRVQPSGKTSTVSRIYTFDGDLDEAVAGQSVTLLLEDEIDISRGDVISGVEQPAHTADQFETTLVWMHEAPLLPGRPYLMKLGTQMVSATVTDIKYQVNVNTLEHTAGKQLDLNGIGVCTISLNRAVAFDAYKDNHDTGGFILIDRMTNNTVGAGMLHFALRRSQNIHMQHVDIDKQARALAKSQKPAVLWFTGLSGAGKSTIANLVEKKLFTQGQHTYLLDGDNVRHGLNRDLGFTDADRVENVRRVAETAKLMVDAGLIVMSAFISPFRSERQLARDLLEAGEFIEIFVDAPLNVVEARDPKGLYKKARRGELKNFTGIDSTYEAPESPDIHLKTSEMSAEEAADSVIKTLRERGLIS; from the coding sequence ATGTCGCATTCATCTGAACTCATTGCCGAAGACATCGAAGGTTATCTGAAGGCTCATGAGCACAAAGGCTTACTGCGTTTTATTACCTGTGGCAGCGTCGATGACGGCAAAAGTACTCTGATCGGTCGCTTGTTGTTTGAATCCAAGCTGTTATTTGAAGATCAGTTGGCTGCTATTGAAGCTGACTCTAAAAAGTATGGTACTCAGGGCGGCGATATGGATTTTGCGCTGCTGGTTGATGGTCTGGCAGCAGAGCGTGAGCAAGGCATCACTATCGATGTGGCCTATCGCTTTTTCTCCACTGAAAAGCGTAAGTTTATCGTTGCTGATACGCCTGGGCATGAACAGTACACCCGTAACATGGTGACTGGTGCTTCCACGGCAGACGCAGCTATTTTGATGGTTGATGCGCGCCACGGAATTTTAACGCAGACGCGTCGCCACAGTTTTTTAATGTCATTGATGGGCATGCGGCATGTCGTCGTTGCCATCAATAAAATGGACTTGGTGGATTACTCTAAAGCGCGTTTCGACCAGATCGTTGAAGAGTACCGTACGTTTGCCAAACAGCTCGGTTTGGAAAACATTACGTTTATCCCTATGTCGGCGTTGAAAGGCGATAACGTTATTGAGCCGAGCCCGCACATGCCTTGGTATCACGGCACTACGCTGATGGGCTATTTGGAAACGGTAGAGCTGGATGCTGAGCATTTGCAGCGCTCTCCCTTCCGAATGCCAGTGCAATGGGTGAACCGTCCTAACCTGGACTTCCGTGGCTTTAGTGGCATGGTAGCCAGTGGTGTTGTTCGCCCTGGCGATCAGATTCGTGTTCAGCCTTCTGGTAAAACCAGCACGGTGTCACGCATCTATACCTTTGATGGTGATTTGGATGAGGCGGTGGCAGGACAGTCGGTAACACTGCTGCTGGAAGATGAAATTGATATCTCTCGGGGCGATGTCATCTCCGGTGTAGAGCAGCCTGCGCATACGGCTGATCAGTTCGAAACAACGTTAGTGTGGATGCATGAGGCGCCGCTGCTGCCAGGCCGCCCTTACTTAATGAAGCTAGGCACCCAAATGGTGTCAGCGACCGTTACCGATATTAAATATCAGGTTAACGTTAATACGCTGGAACACACGGCTGGCAAGCAGCTTGATTTGAACGGCATTGGTGTCTGCACGATTAGCCTCAACCGTGCGGTTGCTTTTGATGCCTATAAAGACAACCACGACACTGGCGGCTTTATCCTGATTGACCGTATGACGAACAATACGGTGGGTGCAGGTATGCTGCATTTTGCCCTTCGTCGTAGCCAGAATATTCATATGCAACACGTGGATATTGATAAACAGGCACGTGCGTTGGCGAAGAGCCAGAAGCCCGCAGTTCTGTGGTTCACAGGTCTTTCTGGTGCTGGTAAATCAACGATCGCTAATTTGGTTGAGAAAAAGCTATTTACCCAGGGCCAGCATACCTACTTACTAGACGGTGATAACGTTCGTCATGGTTTAAACCGTGACTTAGGCTTTACTGATGCTGATCGCGTTGAAAACGTGCGTCGCGTAGCGGAAACTGCCAAGCTGATGGTTGATGCTGGGTTGATCGTTATGTCCGCGTTTATTTCGCCTTTCCGTAGCGAGCGTCAACTAGCGCGAGATTTGCTGGAAGCAGGTGAATTCATCGAGATTTTCGTAGATGCACCGCTAAATGTAGTAGAAGCTCGTGATCCTAAAGGTCTTTATAAAAAGGCTCGTCGCGGTGAGCTGAAAAACTTCACAGGCATTGATTCAACGTATGAAGCACCTGAGTCGCCAGATATTCATCTGAAAACCTCAGAAATGAGTGCCGAAGAAGCGGCTGATAGCGTGATTAAGACGTTGCGTGAGCGTGGCCTAATTAGCTGA